One part of the Lotus japonicus ecotype B-129 chromosome 2, LjGifu_v1.2 genome encodes these proteins:
- the LOC130735623 gene encoding L10-interacting MYB domain-containing protein-like, whose translation MASNADNVDSKLWPKLVVKEFIDIMVDEVTNGNMPNGVFNTRTWTSMTTKLNFKAKSSYKKEQLKAKMHRLRALYREFSALVNHTGFGWDPETNTVTASEEVWKDYIRVHDKAAQFQRRGLDHYNLLGIIFNKNTATGVLHHSSTQDPPNTDEEIELENQYRNNGVHVNLDNDSSNDDVQELERITRSGKRQIQEKEGKSKKSTRTMQMGDALAAWADASKARAERYRGHSMEAISSIVTPDYSITKCVTALEGIEGISVDTYMKACEKFKEAEYREMFLAMSAEMRHAWLHRL comes from the exons ATGGCAAGTAACGCTGATAATGTTGACTCCAAGTTATGGCCTAAATTAGTTGTTAAGGAATTCATAGATATTATGGTTGATGAAGTGACAAATGGAAATATGCCAAATGGTGTATTTAATACTAGAACGTGGACTTCCATGACCACTAAGTtaaatttcaaagcaaagagttcttataaaaaagaacaACTGAAGGCAAAGATGCATAGGTTGCGAGCTTTGTATCGCGAATTCTCTGCACTTGTGAATCACACTGGATTTGGGTGGGATCCTGAAACCAACACTGTCACCGCAAGTGAGGAAGTTTGGAAAGATTATATTCGG GTGCATGATAAAGCTGCTCAGTTTCAAAGGAGAGGTCTTGACCATTATAACTTACTGGGAATTATATTTAACAAAAATACTGCAACGGGAGTTCTTCACCATTCATCTACCCAAGACCCACCCAACACAGATGAAGAAATTGAGCTTGAAAATCAATACCGCAACAATGGGGTTCATGTTAACCTTGATAATGATAGTTCTAATGATGATGTTCAAGAATTGGAGCGCATTACTCGTAGTGGAAAGCGCCAAATTCAAGAGAAAGAGGGAAAATCTAAGAAAAGTACTAGAACAATGCAAATGGGAGATGCACTAGCAGCATGGGCTGATGCATCCAAGGCAAGGGCTGAAAGGTATAGGGGTCATAGTATGGAGGCCATTTCGTCCATTGTAACGCCTGATTATTCAATTACTAAGTGTGTGACTGCACTTGAAGGAATTGAAGGCATCTCAGTGGATACCTATATGAAAGCTTGTGAAAAGTTTAAGGAGGCTGAATATAGAGAGATGTTTCTTGCTATGTCCGCTGAAATGAGACATGCATGGCTTCATAGACTTTAG
- the LOC130735622 gene encoding uncharacterized protein LOC130735622, translating into MAFDPTFQDQLPVLCRDLPYLNPEIPTMFSSPTSVLIPPPHNNPLLNHANTFHHIQDNTHNPDLLMEGLSFVSNPINVPSIPYLGESSQAGSQSGFVNPNPMIPSPNNKMESLYHHQGGTLIWDFKQKTTIQSSAVSASSIAQMGPLIVSQPPPPVDSSEIELVKRALFEGDLSYLTEIFGTSHDGEQRKNVQAEGDINTANITKGHWSKQEDMALVTLVKQYGQSKWSKVAKLMKKRLGRQCRERWHNHLRPEIKKRPWTMIEDLILIKSHQELGNKWEEIAKRLPGRSGNTIMNHWNATKKCRNIFKKPETYDGSMLQAYIKRVTASKESTRETKKKPINKMKMKEAMHTKLNEGVVNGNVDGIASGSVMDGGIVNGSTIYGYILEGLI; encoded by the exons ATGGCATTCGATCCTACCTTCCAAGACCAACTACCAGTCCTTTGCAGAGACCTCCCCTACTTAAATCCAGAGATTCCGACCATGTTTTCATCACCAACCTCCGTTCTCATCCCACCACCACACAACAACCCCTTGTTGAACCACGCCAACACTTTCCACCATATTCAAGACAATACCCACAACCCTGACCTTTTGATGGAGGGTCTTTCGTTTGTTTCCAACCCTATCAATGTTCCCTCAATTCCCTACTTGGGTGAGTCTTCCCAAGCAGGGTCTCAAAGTGGTTTTGTCAACCCTAACCCTATGATACCTTCACCAAACAACAAAATGGAATCCTTGTACCACCACCAAGGTGGCACATTAATTTGGGATTTTAAACAAAAAACTACAATTCAATCATCTGCAGTTTCTGCTTCCTCCATTGCTCAAATGGGTCCCTTAATTGtgtcacaaccaccaccaccagtagATTCTAGTGAAATTGAATTGGTGAAGAGGGCTTTGTTTGAAGGGGATCTTTCATACCTCACTGAAATTTTTGGCACTAGTCATGATGGTGAGCAAAGGAAAAATGTGCAAGCTGAAGGGGATATCAACACTGCTAACATAACCAAAGGGCATTGGTCAAAACAAGAGGACAT GGCGCTTGTGACATTGGTGAAGCAGTACGGACAGAGTAAATGGAGTAAAGTCGCAAAATTAATGAAGAAAAGGCTTGGAAGGCAGTGCAGAGAAAGATGGCACAACCATCTCAGGCCAGAGATTAAG AAGCGTCCATGGACAATGATAGAAGACCTTATACTGATCAAATCCCACCAAGAACTCGGAAACAAATGGGAAGAAATTGCAAAGAGATTGCCTGGTAGGTCAGGGAACACCATCATGAACCATTGGAACGCCACCAAGAAATGCCGAAATATTTTCAAGAAGCCTGAAACTTATGACGGATCTATGCTTCAAGCTTACATCAAAAGGGTCACTGCTTCTAAAGAATCTACAAGAGAAACGAAGAAGAAACCCATaaacaagatgaagatgaaggaggccATGCATACAAAGTTGAATGAAGGTGTGGTCAATGGGAATGTCGATGGAATAGCAAGTGGGTCGGTGATGGATGGTGGAATAGTCAATGGTTCCACCATATATGGTTACATTCTTGAAGGCTTGATCTAG